One Aerococcus urinaeequi DNA segment encodes these proteins:
- a CDS encoding aminotransferase class V-fold PLP-dependent enzyme has product MTMTERHIETLLAQIGNRSDKAYGAINTPLYFSTAYKHPGLGESTGYDYTRTANPTRDVLQEAIAVLENGEQGFATSSGMAAIQLVIEGLLSHGDTVVTLQDLYGGSYRYFHHMEEKGFYNFTYCLTEDEVYAEIEKGPKLVFIETPTNPMMVEFDIAEISKRAHAVGAVVVVDNTFYTPLIQRPLEEGADVVIHSATKYIGGHNDVLGGLVASKDQDINEKLAFQLNTTGATLDPFACWLIMRGLKTLAVRLQQHEKNAKSLVEALENHPAIEKVYYSGRGGMVSFAVKDAGIIRDALNSLKIFTFAESLGGVESLITYPETQTHADIPTELRAQYGLTDKVLRISTGIENSDDLVADINQAFNV; this is encoded by the coding sequence ATGACGATGACAGAACGACATATTGAAACTTTGCTTGCACAAATTGGTAACCGTAGTGACAAGGCTTATGGTGCGATTAACACGCCACTATATTTCTCAACAGCCTATAAACACCCAGGCCTAGGTGAATCCACTGGTTACGACTATACGCGTACGGCCAACCCAACTCGTGACGTCTTGCAAGAAGCAATTGCAGTTTTGGAGAATGGTGAACAAGGGTTTGCTACGTCATCAGGTATGGCAGCTATTCAATTAGTTATTGAAGGCTTATTATCACATGGTGATACAGTCGTTACCCTACAAGATTTATATGGTGGCTCATACCGTTACTTCCATCACATGGAGGAAAAGGGCTTCTACAACTTCACTTACTGTTTAACAGAAGATGAAGTGTACGCTGAAATTGAAAAAGGACCGAAATTAGTCTTCATCGAAACACCAACTAATCCAATGATGGTGGAATTTGATATTGCGGAAATTTCTAAACGTGCCCATGCAGTTGGCGCTGTAGTTGTTGTAGACAATACTTTCTACACACCACTCATCCAACGCCCACTTGAAGAAGGGGCGGATGTTGTCATCCATTCAGCAACGAAATATATTGGTGGTCACAATGATGTCTTAGGTGGTTTAGTAGCCAGCAAGGATCAAGATATCAATGAAAAATTAGCCTTCCAATTGAATACAACAGGGGCAACTTTAGATCCTTTTGCCTGTTGGTTGATCATGCGTGGACTAAAAACCTTGGCAGTTCGCTTGCAACAACATGAAAAGAACGCCAAATCCTTAGTAGAAGCTTTAGAAAACCACCCAGCAATTGAGAAAGTGTATTACTCAGGACGCGGGGGTATGGTATCATTCGCAGTGAAAGACGCTGGAATTATTCGCGATGCATTGAACAGCTTGAAGATTTTTACTTTTGCAGAGAGTTTAGGTGGGGTAGAAAGTTTAATTACTTACCCAGAAACACAAACGCATGCGGATATCCCAACTGAATTACGGGCACAATACGGCCTAACTGACAAGGTTTTACGGATATCAACAGGGATTGAAAATAGTGATGATTTAGTGGCAGATATCAACCAAGCTTTTAACGTTTAA
- a CDS encoding 6-phospho-beta-glucosidase encodes MAKGLKIVTIGGGSSYTPELIEGYIKRKDEMPIDEIVLVDIEAGQEKLNIVGEMAKRMVKAAGLDWKVTLTLDRFNALKDADFVTTQFRVGLLDARVKDERIPLSHGILGQETNGAGGMLKAFRTIPIIGQIIEDMKVQCPDAWLINFTNPAGMVTEAAIKQFGWKRTIGLCNVPITHCMDIAGQLDVEQEDLFYQFAGINHFHWHKVWDRQGKELTAKVIDLLYKKSDDGPESALKNIHDANYHIEQIQDLGMLPCGYHRYYYSEDEMLQHSIEEFEAGETRAQVVKKTEQQLFELYKDPNLDYKPEELTQRGGTYYSDAACEVIASIYNDKRTVMVVSTENNGTIQDLPYDAIVEVSAQITSHGAVPFNWGEFMPAARGMLQLMKGMEETVIRAAIDGDYGAALHAFTINPLVPAGQTAKRVLDELLYAHKAHLPQFADKIAEIEANQPDVVAYVDELMQSN; translated from the coding sequence ATGGCTAAAGGGTTAAAAATTGTCACAATCGGTGGCGGTTCTTCGTATACACCGGAGTTAATTGAGGGTTACATTAAACGTAAAGATGAGATGCCAATTGATGAGATTGTCTTAGTGGATATTGAGGCAGGGCAGGAAAAATTAAATATTGTTGGGGAAATGGCTAAGCGAATGGTAAAGGCTGCTGGTTTAGACTGGAAGGTTACCTTAACTTTAGACCGGTTCAATGCCTTGAAAGATGCGGACTTCGTCACAACGCAATTTCGTGTGGGCTTGCTGGATGCACGGGTGAAGGATGAACGTATTCCTTTATCTCACGGGATTTTAGGTCAAGAAACTAATGGTGCTGGTGGGATGTTGAAGGCCTTTAGAACCATTCCGATTATCGGTCAAATTATTGAAGATATGAAAGTACAATGTCCGGATGCTTGGTTGATTAACTTTACCAATCCAGCGGGGATGGTCACTGAAGCAGCGATTAAACAATTCGGTTGGAAGCGGACAATTGGTTTATGTAATGTGCCGATTACCCACTGTATGGATATTGCCGGGCAGTTGGATGTTGAACAGGAAGACTTGTTCTACCAATTTGCTGGTATTAACCACTTCCACTGGCATAAAGTTTGGGACCGTCAAGGCAAGGAATTAACAGCTAAAGTCATTGATTTACTATACAAAAAATCAGATGATGGCCCAGAATCAGCTTTGAAGAATATTCATGATGCCAACTATCATATTGAACAAATTCAAGATTTAGGCATGTTACCTTGTGGTTACCACCGTTACTATTACTCTGAAGATGAGATGTTACAACATTCAATTGAAGAGTTTGAAGCAGGTGAAACGCGTGCACAAGTCGTGAAGAAGACTGAGCAACAATTGTTTGAGTTATATAAAGATCCAAACTTAGACTATAAACCTGAAGAATTAACACAACGTGGGGGAACTTACTATTCTGATGCTGCTTGTGAGGTAATTGCTTCTATTTATAACGATAAACGGACAGTAATGGTTGTATCAACAGAAAATAATGGTACGATCCAAGACTTACCATATGACGCTATTGTAGAGGTATCTGCCCAAATCACTAGTCATGGTGCGGTACCGTTCAACTGGGGCGAATTTATGCCTGCAGCACGTGGTATGTTGCAATTGATGAAAGGGATGGAAGAAACGGTTATCCGTGCTGCAATCGATGGCGATTATGGTGCTGCCTTACATGCCTTTACAATCAACCCATTAGTACCAGCCGGTCAAACAGCAAAACGTGTATTAGACGAATTATTATATGCGCATAAAGCCCACTTACCACAATTTGCTGATAAAATTGCAGAAATTGAAGCTAACCAACCAGATGTTGTGGCTTATGTAGACGAATTAATGCAATCAAATTAA
- a CDS encoding MurR/RpiR family transcriptional regulator, whose translation MLLIEQMKSTHFSHAEQSLVQYMIEHPEKLDQLTTTHFAEITHTNPTSLIRVAKKLGFKGWTDLRSAYLDEWVYLNSHYNAVDANRPFKKNDSLATIANKMANLEQNTIQDTLSLLDYQEIQKAQDILLKAKNIKIFGSHTNAMISQEFVTKMRRINRDVTIASSFHYVDYEAYHSDQDSCAIIISYSGENASLIKNMEILKHKKVPIISLTSIGDNKISQMSDCRLHITTREKLYSKIGNFTSNTSIIYLLNLLYAIVFANDYDENLDHIITVGKHFDQRTTSVDIMREN comes from the coding sequence ATGTTGCTGATTGAACAAATGAAATCCACACATTTTTCCCACGCTGAACAATCCTTAGTGCAGTACATGATTGAACATCCTGAAAAACTTGACCAATTAACGACGACACATTTTGCAGAAATTACCCATACTAATCCAACTAGCCTCATCCGCGTTGCCAAGAAACTAGGTTTTAAAGGTTGGACCGATTTAAGATCGGCCTACCTTGACGAATGGGTATATTTAAATAGCCACTACAACGCCGTTGACGCCAATCGTCCTTTTAAAAAAAATGATTCCCTAGCAACCATTGCCAATAAAATGGCTAACTTAGAACAAAATACCATCCAAGACACTCTATCTTTATTGGATTACCAAGAGATTCAAAAGGCACAAGATATTCTATTGAAGGCTAAGAATATTAAAATATTTGGTAGTCACACAAATGCCATGATTTCTCAGGAATTTGTAACGAAGATGCGTCGGATTAACCGCGACGTGACTATCGCCTCTTCCTTTCATTATGTAGATTATGAAGCTTATCATTCAGACCAAGACTCCTGTGCTATTATCATTTCCTATTCAGGGGAAAATGCTAGTTTGATTAAAAATATGGAGATTCTTAAACATAAAAAGGTCCCTATCATCAGTCTGACTAGTATTGGTGACAACAAAATTTCCCAAATGAGCGATTGTCGCTTACACATTACTACACGGGAAAAACTCTATTCAAAAATTGGTAATTTTACCTCAAATACTTCTATTATTTATCTGCTTAATCTGCTTTATGCCATCGTCTTTGCGAACGACTACGATGAAAACCTAGACCATATTATTACAGTAGGTAAGCACTTTGACCAAAGAACCACAAGTGTTGATATTATGCGTGAAAATTAA
- a CDS encoding NADPH-dependent FMN reductase yields MKTVVISGSNVGTKSRVAADEYIKQAQNYRPDADIELIDLAEKDMVFSDGRNYFEYPGDTGEVLKTIMAADVLVFTLPTFQASYPATVKNLFDLLPVNAFRDKVVGIINTAGSPRHYLMVETQLMPILNYMKATVVNKYVFIEDRDFSRNEIVSDDIIFRIERLVDDVFTMADVQAEIQAKKDAAYGF; encoded by the coding sequence ATGAAGACAGTCGTTATTAGCGGATCTAATGTCGGTACTAAATCACGTGTCGCCGCAGATGAATATATTAAACAAGCTCAAAACTACCGACCCGATGCGGATATTGAGCTTATCGACCTAGCTGAAAAGGATATGGTCTTTTCAGATGGGCGTAACTATTTTGAATATCCCGGTGATACTGGAGAAGTTCTTAAAACAATTATGGCAGCTGACGTCTTAGTCTTCACCCTACCAACTTTTCAAGCATCCTATCCTGCCACAGTAAAAAACTTATTCGACCTATTGCCTGTAAATGCCTTCCGTGACAAAGTAGTAGGCATCATCAATACCGCTGGTTCTCCGCGTCATTATTTAATGGTTGAAACCCAGTTAATGCCCATTTTAAATTATATGAAAGCAACAGTCGTAAACAAGTATGTATTCATTGAAGACCGCGATTTCAGTCGCAATGAAATCGTCAGCGATGACATTATTTTCCGAATCGAACGCCTAGTAGACGATGTCTTCACAATGGCAGATGTACAAGCTGAAATTCAAGCCAAAAAAGATGCTGCATATGGTTTTTAA
- a CDS encoding L-cystine transporter: protein MAVIITLAIFVLVLLFLNRLAGKHVKYSNRVFIGLGIGIVFGIIIQLLFGSDSSTTTTILDWVNIIGNGYVSFLQMLVVPLIFVSLVRAFTRVEGEKNLGKIGFNVLAVLIITVAVASVIGLSIALLFNLDGAEFTQGAAETARIAYIQERQAEIADTTLPQQILSFIPTNIFEDLAGLRQSSNIAVVIFSAFVGVAYLGVARKHPEEASYFKKMIDMLDAIVSRIVTLVLRMAPYGIFALMVKAMASSSFQALLNMATFVIAAYVAIIIMFAIHALILVGFKVNPINYFKKASSVLGFAFTSRSSGGALPMNIQTQTDALGVEDATANFAGTFGLSIGQNGCAGIYPTMLVAIVAPTVGMDLSDPMVWLTIIGTIVISSFGVAGVGGGATFASLIVFGTLGLPVEIIGLMVSIEPIVDMGRTALNVNDSILAGVVTSKRLGTLNEEVFNNPEAQIEVN, encoded by the coding sequence ATGGCAGTTATCATTACATTAGCTATTTTTGTACTTGTATTGTTATTCCTAAACCGTTTAGCAGGGAAACACGTGAAATATTCAAACCGTGTCTTTATCGGATTAGGTATTGGGATTGTTTTTGGTATTATTATTCAATTACTATTTGGTTCCGACTCAAGTACAACCACAACAATTTTAGATTGGGTCAACATCATCGGGAACGGATACGTATCCTTCTTGCAAATGCTTGTTGTACCATTAATCTTCGTTTCACTAGTCCGCGCCTTTACCCGAGTAGAAGGTGAGAAGAACCTTGGCAAAATAGGTTTCAACGTCCTAGCTGTATTAATTATCACAGTAGCCGTTGCATCCGTTATTGGCTTATCCATTGCCTTACTATTCAACTTAGACGGTGCAGAATTTACCCAAGGGGCAGCCGAAACAGCACGAATCGCTTATATCCAAGAGCGCCAAGCTGAAATCGCTGATACAACCCTACCGCAACAAATCCTGTCATTTATCCCAACAAATATCTTTGAAGACTTAGCGGGCTTACGTCAATCAAGTAACATCGCAGTAGTGATCTTTTCAGCATTCGTTGGTGTCGCTTATCTAGGTGTCGCAAGAAAACACCCAGAAGAAGCTTCATACTTTAAGAAAATGATCGATATGTTAGACGCCATCGTTTCACGTATCGTGACATTAGTCTTGAGAATGGCGCCTTATGGTATCTTTGCCTTAATGGTTAAAGCCATGGCATCATCAAGCTTCCAAGCCCTATTGAATATGGCCACATTCGTTATCGCAGCTTACGTAGCCATTATTATTATGTTCGCAATTCATGCCTTGATCTTAGTTGGTTTCAAAGTCAACCCAATCAACTACTTCAAGAAAGCATCTTCTGTATTAGGCTTTGCCTTTACATCACGTTCAAGTGGTGGGGCATTACCAATGAACATCCAGACACAAACAGATGCTTTAGGTGTAGAAGATGCAACAGCTAACTTTGCCGGTACCTTTGGTTTATCCATCGGTCAAAACGGTTGTGCTGGTATCTACCCAACCATGTTAGTAGCCATCGTAGCCCCAACAGTGGGTATGGACCTATCTGACCCAATGGTTTGGTTAACCATTATTGGAACTATCGTTATTTCATCATTCGGTGTGGCCGGTGTGGGTGGTGGTGCAACCTTCGCATCACTAATCGTATTCGGAACCCTAGGCTTACCAGTAGAAATCATTGGTTTAATGGTTTCAATTGAACCAATTGTTGACATGGGCCGTACAGCCTTAAACGTTAACGATTCAATCCTAGCAGGTGTTGTAACCTCAAAACGTTTAGGTACTCTAAACGAAGAAGTTTTCAATAACCCAGAAGCACAAATTGAAGTTAATTAA
- a CDS encoding LysR family transcriptional regulator, with product MNFQKLKYAVVVADSGSFREAARRLFMAQSSLSTAIRELEEMYDLQIFERTKRGIFITEEGSEFLSYARDVLSQVSVMENRYLDADRKKLFSVSSQHYDFVSEAFAVLVANDEDRAHHYRLLETSTTDVMENVKNAYSEIGILYMNAYNQKVIKQYLNHNELSYTEIGAFQPHVFVGKQHPLADRESLTQADLLAYPSVTFEQTQGSSAQLTEEALDLGEGSTQSTIYVSDRATSINVLVKTDAILVGTGILTSPFRDMMTTVPVTDVEDNHIIYIQNKYRKLSSEAERFIGILNDQLNDVIGSADS from the coding sequence ATGAACTTTCAAAAACTAAAATATGCTGTTGTCGTCGCTGATAGCGGATCATTCCGTGAGGCAGCTAGACGGCTGTTCATGGCGCAATCTTCTTTATCAACGGCCATTCGTGAGTTGGAAGAAATGTATGACTTACAAATCTTCGAGCGCACAAAACGCGGTATCTTCATTACTGAAGAAGGTAGCGAATTCTTATCGTACGCCCGTGACGTCTTGTCGCAGGTATCCGTTATGGAGAATCGTTACTTAGATGCCGACCGAAAAAAATTGTTTTCAGTATCTAGTCAGCATTATGACTTTGTGTCAGAAGCTTTTGCGGTATTGGTTGCAAATGATGAAGATCGCGCCCACCATTATCGTTTATTAGAAACCTCAACAACTGATGTAATGGAAAATGTCAAAAATGCCTATTCTGAAATCGGGATTTTATACATGAATGCTTACAACCAAAAGGTCATTAAGCAGTACCTAAACCATAACGAGTTGAGCTATACAGAAATCGGGGCCTTTCAACCCCATGTTTTCGTCGGTAAACAACATCCCTTAGCAGATAGAGAAAGCCTAACCCAAGCAGATTTGCTGGCCTATCCATCTGTTACATTCGAACAGACACAAGGTTCCTCAGCTCAATTAACTGAGGAAGCATTGGACTTGGGAGAAGGCTCTACACAATCAACCATTTACGTCAGCGACCGGGCGACTTCAATTAATGTCTTAGTGAAAACCGACGCTATCCTAGTGGGTACAGGTATATTGACTTCACCATTCCGTGATATGATGACCACCGTCCCTGTTACAGATGTTGAAGACAACCATATTATTTACATTCAAAACAAATACCGTAAACTATCTAGCGAAGCCGAACGATTCATTGGCATTTTGAACGACCAGTTGAATGATGTAATTGGATCTGCTGATTCTTAA